In the genome of Mucilaginibacter sp. 14171R-50, the window TGCGCCTTAATAATTAGCCGCTCACTTTCTTTTCGGGATATTTGCCTCTGATTTTGGTTGAAAAAAAGTTTCCGCGCGATTCGCTGTCCAGAAACCTTTTATAGGTAGCAGGCTTAACGTTAGCATATTGCCATACGTCGCCATTTTCCCTAAACTCCAGTTCAAGGATGTGCTCTTCAGCATCGTAGCCAATACTTTTTAACGCCGATGATTGTACTGCCTGCCTGCGCATAACTGATAAACCATTGCAACTGCAAAATGGTTTTTAAGATCAGCCTGCGTACCCGCTAAAAGCGCTGATAAGGATGATAAGCAGTACTACAAAGGTAATTGCGGTGTATAGGCGGTCTTTCTCGATAATAAAGCCCACAGCACTGAACGCTACCCTGATAATAGGCGTTGCTATCAGTAAAATTATACCCATTTGTATAATGGCCCGGCCGCGCAACGCAAATACACCATGTATGACCCCTGACGCGCTTTGAACAAACGCCGGAACGCCCTTAAAGTCGTGGTAGTTTGGTACAGAGTGCCCATGGCGGTACAAATAGATAACGCCACCGATAAAAACCACGATCATAGATATGAATACACCGGCACGCAGCACCCATCCTATTATCACCTGCATATCTTTATCTTTAAACTTCTGCATCATTAAGCCGGTAGGTATCGTTGTATCGCCCGATACCAGGGTCTAAAATAAGTGTTAAATAGTGGGCTGCCAACTTTAATGTTAACCTATATATTATATAGACTTTGTTGAAAACCGAGCCTCTCTCCGGCCCTCTCGATGGGAGATGGGGTCAAAAAACCTTCCCTGCAGATGAGTAAAGTCGCCCCTATTGGGGGAGATTTAGAGGGGGCTTATAGCTGATGTTAGAGCAGTTTTTACTATTTTCGCAACCTTATACGGTAATTAAGCAAATGGACTATCAATTTAAAGATATAGAGCAGAAATGGCAGCAATTTTGGGCCGAAAATAAAACCTTCAGGGCCGAAAATAAAACCAGTAAACCCAAGTATTATGTGCTGGATATGTTCCCCTACCCATCGGGTGCGGGGCTGCATGTTGGCCACCCGCTGGGCTACATAGCATCTGATATCTTTGCCCGTTACAAACGGCTCAAAGGCTTTAACGTATTGCACCCTATGGGTTACGATAGCTTTGGCCTGCCAGCCGAGCAATATGCCATACAAACCGGCCAGCACCCCTCAATTACTACCGAGGCCAATATTGCCACTTACCGCCGCCAGCTTGACCAGATAGGCTTTTCGTTCGACTGGGAACGCGAGGTGCGCACCAGTTCGCCGGATTATTATAAGTGGACGCAGTGGATATTTATGCAGCTGTTTAACAGCTATTACGATAAAGATACCGATAAAGCCGAAAGCATTGCCAAACTGGTAGCGCATTTTGAAGCTAATGGCTCCGCCGGCATAAGCGCCGTGTGCGATGAAGAGATCTTGAGCTTTACCGCCGAAGAGTGGAAAGCGATGAGCGAGCAGCAGCAACAAGCCGAGCTGTTAAAGTACCGCCTTACTTACCTGCGCGAAAGCACGGTAAACTGGTGCCCGGCATTGGGGACCGTATTAGCGAACGACGAGGTGAAAGACGGCTTTAGCGAGCGCGGCGGATACCCTGTTGAACAAAAGAAAATGATGCAGTGGAGCATGCGCATTACCGCTTATGCCCAGCGCCTGCTGGAAGGTTTGGATACCATTGACTGGCCCGAACCGCTAAAAGAAATGCAGCGCAACTGGATAGGCAAAAGTGTTGGAGCCAGTGTTAAGTTCCCGTTCGATAAAACCACTCAACACTCAACACTCACTACAAACTACATAGAAGTCTTCACTACCCGTGTAGATACCATTTTCGGGGTAAGCTTTTTGGTGATAGCGCCCGAGCATGAGCTGGTTGCCGAGTTGACCACGCCCGGGCAAAAGGGCGATATTGATGCCTACATTGCCCAAACCAAAAATAAAAGCGAGCTTGACCGTATGGCCGATACCAAGACCGTATCGGGCGCGTTTACGGGCAGTTATGTAACCAACCCGCTCAATGGCGATAAAATACCCGTTTGGATTGCCGATTACGTTTTAGCCGGTTACGGCACCGGCGCGGTTATGGCTGTACCCAGCGGCGATCAGCGGGATTATTTATTCGCCAAGCATTTTAATTTGCCGATAGTCCCGATCATCGACATTCAAAAAATTGATGATGAGGCCGACCCAACCAAGGAAGGTAAATATATCAACTCCGACTTTATGAACGGCCTGGGTTATAAAGAAGGCACCGCAGCTGTTATTGCCAAACTGGAAGAATTAGGAGCCGGCAAAGCCAAGGTAAACTTCAGGATGCGCGACGCTATATTTGGCCGCCAACGCTACTGGGGCGAACCGGTACCTGTGTATTTTAAAGGTGATTTGCCTTATTTAATTGATGAGCGGCATCTGCCTTTATTATTGCCCGAAATTGATAAATACCTGCCAACCGAGAGCGGCGAGCCGCCATTAGGCCGTGCTACGGATTGGAAACATCCTGAAGGGGAATATGAACTGAGCACCATGCCGGGCTGGGCCGGCAGCAGCTGGTACTGGTACCGCTACATGGATGCCCATAATGATAAAGAGTTTGCATCGCGCGAAGCGATTGAATACTGGAAAGATGTTGACCTGTACATTGGCGGCAGCGAACATGCTACCGGTCACCTGTTGTACAGCCGTTTCTGGAACAAGTTTTTGAAGGATATTGGCAAAGTAGTTGAAGAAGAGCCTTTCAAAAAGCTCATCAACCAGGGGATGATACAGGGGCGCAGTAATTTTGTGTACCGGTTGATAGATGACGAAGGCAGGGGTACCAACACCTTTGTCTCGCACGGGTTGATCAAGGGTTACAAAACATCGCCCTTGCATGTTGATGTCAACATTGTAGAGAATGATGTGCTGAACCTGAATAAGTTTAAAGCCTGGAGGGATGATTTTGCCGAGGCTGAATTTATATTGGAGAACGGCAAATATATCTGCGGTGTTGAAGTGGAGAAAATGTCGAAATCCAAATTCAACGTGGTTAACCCCGATGACCTGATAGCCCGTTATGGCGCGGATACTTTGCGTATGTACGAGATGTTCCTGGGCCCGCTTGAGCAAAGCAAGCCATGGAATACTAATGGTATCGAGGGCGTGTTTAAGTTCCTGCGTAAGTTCTGGCGGTTGTTCCACGATGCGGAATGGAACTTTAATGTTAGCAACGAAGCCCCAACTAAGGCCGAGCTGAAATCGCTGCACAAGATCATTAAAAAGGTTGAGGAAGATATCGAGCGTTTCTCGTTCAACACGTCGGTATCCAGCTTTATGATAGCCGTTAACGAGCTTACCGACCTTAAATGCAACAAGCGCGCTATCCTGCAGGATCTGGTAGTTGTACTCGCCCCTTACGCCCCGCATATTTGCGAGGAACTTTGGGTATTGCTGGGTAACCCCGCGGGCAGTATATCAACTGCCGCCTATCCAAAATTCAACCCGGATTATTTGGTTGAGGACGAGTTTAGCTACCCGGTTTCTATCAACGGTAAAATGAAAACCAATGTTAGCTTATCATTAACAATGGAAACAACCGATATTGAAACCGCCATTTTAGCAAACCCTGATGTACAAAAATACCTTGACGGCAAAACTCCTAAAAAGTTAATAGTAGTGAAAGGCCGTATCGTAAATATTGTTATATAAATAATATATAGTTCCATGTACCCCTGTATGTTGTAAACAGCAACATGCAGGGGTATTTTATTGAAGCTTAGTGTAACATGTACATTACAGTTGTATATTATTTACATAAATCAGATTTATGCCTGTAACATTTTAGGCAATTTCGCCTCCAATTACAAAAATCAACAAAAACATGAAACGTGTACTTTTACTTATAATAGTTATTTGCGCCACCGTATCGGCCAAAGCCCAGTTTGGGGTTGGCGGAGGGGGCTCATCCGTAGTCGGTAAAATATCGGGTACGGTTATCGACTCGCTTACCAAAAAGCCAGTTGACTATGCTACCATCAGCTTGTTTAAAAGCGGTGCAAAAGCACCTATAAACGGTGTTCTTACTGACGAAAAGGGCCACTTCCAGATCAATAACGTGAAGGCCGGAAAATACAAGGTAACCATCTCGTTCATTGGCTACCCCTCAAAAACCTTCGATCCGGTTGAAACCACTGCTTCAAAGCCCGATAACGATATGGGCGACCTGGTGATCGCACCAAGCGCTAAAGCGTTAAAAGAAGTTGCCATTGTGGGCCAGGCGGCACTTATCGAAAACAAAATAGATAAGATAGTTTATAACGCCGAAAAGGACCTTACCGCCGCAGGTGGTAACGCAACAGACGTATTGCAAAAAGTTCCGCTGGTATCGGTTGATATGAACGGTAACGTAGCTATACGTGGCGATGGTAACGTTAGGGTACTTATAAATGGCAAGCCTTCCGGCGCTACATCTGCAAGCTTAAGCGATGTGTTAAAAACCATCCCTGCCGACCAGATCAAAAGCATTGAAGTGGTAACTTCCCCGTCAGCAAAATACGATGCCGAAGGTTCTGCAGGTATCATCAATATCATTACCAAATCTAAAAACGCATCGGGCATAAGCGGTTCTGTTAGCGGTGGTGTTGGTACCCGCCAAAACAACGGTAACATCAACCTAAACTACAGCAAAAACCGTTTTAACTTTTCGGCAAACTTAGGTGGTAACCTTACCTGGCCGCAAACCATGACCACGATTTTTGACCAAACCATTAACACCGGCGCTTTAAACCGCCGTAACCTTAATAACACCAGCAGCGAAACCAAGCGCCATGGCGCAAGGGGTACTTTTACGGCCGGCTACGAGTTTAACGGATTTAACAGCATTAACAGCACTATTGCCGTAAACGATGGTGGCTTTAACACCAATGGCGGGGGTAATTACAGCATTGAAGACTTTGCCACCCCTGCAAACAGTATTGATTATATAGGTAAAACATTAAATCATAACAAATTCAGCGGGTTTGACTGGAACCTTGATTATACGCATAAGTTTAAGAAAGAAGGGCACGAGTTAACTGTATCGGGCCAATGGAGCCATAGTATCATCAAAACAGATTACTCTACCTTATATACATCGCAGCAAACCACACCTGCAATTCCGCAGCCAAACCAAATGGGTAGCAACGATGGTAAAAACAACGAGTACACTGCCCAGGCAGATTACAGCAACCCTTTAACCAAAACGTTAAAACTTGAGGCTGGCGGTAAAACCATACAAAGGCGCATAAGCAGTATTTACGATATATTTTCGGTAGATGCCGATGGTAACAACCCGGTGTTGGATGTGGAGAACTCTAACTTATACAACTACAACCAAAACGTATACGCAGGTTATAGCGTGTTTACCATCACCTTACCCAAAAACTTTTCGGTATTGGCCGGTTTCAGGTACGAAAACACACAGATAAAAGGTGACCCAAAAACACCGTATGCAAGCAACGATAACCAACAGGAGTTAAATCCGTTTACGGCAAGCTACAACACTTATGTGCCAAGCTTAACGCTACAAAAAGTTTTTGGTACAAATACTTTCAAATTATCATACAGCAAGCGTATACAAAGGCCAAGCCTTTTTGTACTGAACCCTTTCATAAACAGGGCCAGTTCACAGGCACAATCGGTAGGTAACCCTAACCTGGCGCCGGAAGTATCGCAAACTGTTGAATTGAATTATAACACCTTTATCAAAAGCTCGGTATTAAACTTTTCGGTTTATTATAAAAGAACGAATGACCTGATTGAAGGTATAGCCGTGCCTATTGACGAGATAGTTGATGGCAAACATGTGGTAGGTACACGTACTGTACAAAACAACGTAGCGCTAAATAATTCGTTAGGAGCAAGTTTCTTTGGTTCGATAAACCCAATCAAACCTTTAACACTTCGCAGCAGCATAAATGTGTTTACCTATAACCCTACGGTTTACGATCAGTACGCCGGATCGGTAAATCAGGACGCTCTAAAAACCCGCGTTCAGTACACTATGTTTGGCAGCGCGCAATACACTTTCCCTAAAGACTTTATATTTGAGGCTTTTGGTTTTGTTAACTCGCCGCGACGTACCATACAGGGTAGCAGCCCGTCGTTCGGTATTTATGCTTTCGGTGTTAAAAAACAATTCATGAACAAGAAAGCTTCGCTTGGCTTTAACACTGTGCAGCCATTTGCGGTTAACAAAGCGTTCAACCAAAATATATCAAGCCCTGGTTTCACCCAGATCAGCCGTACGCAGTTTCCTTTCCAATCATTTGGTATAACGTTTAGCTACAGCTTTGGTAAGTTAAACTTTAGCAACCCGCAGCAAAAGAAAAAGAAAGGTGTTAACAACGACGACCAGATAGGCGGCGGCGACCAGGGAGCTGGCGGCGGTGTTGGCGGTGGCGCACCGGCAGGCGGCAAATAAAACCCGTAATTCAATACATAAATTAATAGAAAGCCCCTTCAAAATGAAGGGGCTTTCTTTGTTTGACTTAACTTGTCATCGCCGTTATTGGTGTTGTTAACCAGGGGGCAAAAACTTATGCCCCTCATTTCGCCGTTATTGATGTTATACCAACGACCTTAAGGCAGTGATCAGCAAGCATGGCGTCTTGTTGGTGACAACACCAACAAGGGCAAAAGCATGTGGAAGGCTGTGCGGCGGCGTACAGTCGGCCGATGGTTCGATACGTTCACCATGGCATTGTGCTTTTTGCAGTGAAGAATCTATTATCGCTATGCACAGCGGTTGATAGTTGCATCACTATGTTCAGCACAACAAGAACATGAGGCAATAAAAAAGCCGGTCAGATTGATCTGACCGGCTTGATTCCTATTCAACTCCCTTTCAGGTAGTGCGGGGGTATTACTTTTTATTGTAGTACTTAAAGTCTTTACCAATAAAACGCGCGGCTTCGCCCAGTTCTTCTTCAATACGCAGCAATTGGTTGTATTTGGCGATCCTGTCTGAACGTGATGCCGAGCCGGTTTTGATCTGGCCGCAGTTTAGGGCAACCGCAAGGTCGGCAATGGTAACATCTTCGGTTTCGCCGCTGCGGTGGCTCATTACCGATGTGTAACCGTTAGTTTGCGCTAAGGTAACTGCGTTTATGGTTTCGGTTAACGACCCGATCTGGTTAACTTTTACCAGGATAGAGTTTGCGGTATCCGTAGAGATACCTTGTTGTAAACGTTTTACATTGGTTACAAACAGATCATCACCTACTAACTGTACTTTGCTGCCAATACGCTCGGTCAGTAATTTCCAGCCATCCCAATCATCTTCGGCCATACCATCTTCAATAGAGATGATCGGATATTTTTCGGTGAGTTGGGCAAGGTATTCGGCCTGTTCCGCGCTGCTGCGGATAGCGCCTTTATCACCTTCAAATTTTGTATAGTCGTATTTACCGTCTTTGTAAAACTCAGAAGCGGCACAGTCAAACGCCAGGCAAATGTCTACACCCGGTTTGTAACCTGCTTTTTCTATCGCTTTTAAAATAGTTTCAACACCATCTTCAGTGCCTTCAAAGGTTGGCGCAAAACCACCCTCGTCGCCAACCGCTGTTGAAAGACCCCTGTCGTGTAAAATTTTCTTCAGGTTATGAAATACTTCGGTACCCCAGCGCAGTGCTTCAGAGAAAGATGAAGCGCCAACCGGCATGATCATGAACTCCTGGAACGCGATAGGCGCGTCAGAGTGCGAACCACCGTTAACAATGTTCATCATCGGGATAGGAAGGGTATTTGCATTTACGCCGCCAATGTAGCGGTATAAGGGCTGGCGGCTTTCCTGAGCAGCAGCCTTGGCAACCGCTAACGAAACACCAAGTATGGCGTTGGC includes:
- a CDS encoding KTSC domain-containing protein, translating into MRRQAVQSSALKSIGYDAEEHILELEFRENGDVWQYANVKPATYKRFLDSESRGNFFSTKIRGKYPEKKVSG
- a CDS encoding DUF1634 domain-containing protein; this translates as MMQKFKDKDMQVIIGWVLRAGVFISMIVVFIGGVIYLYRHGHSVPNYHDFKGVPAFVQSASGVIHGVFALRGRAIIQMGIILLIATPIIRVAFSAVGFIIEKDRLYTAITFVVLLIILISAFSGYAG
- the leuS gene encoding leucine--tRNA ligase, with translation MDYQFKDIEQKWQQFWAENKTFRAENKTSKPKYYVLDMFPYPSGAGLHVGHPLGYIASDIFARYKRLKGFNVLHPMGYDSFGLPAEQYAIQTGQHPSITTEANIATYRRQLDQIGFSFDWEREVRTSSPDYYKWTQWIFMQLFNSYYDKDTDKAESIAKLVAHFEANGSAGISAVCDEEILSFTAEEWKAMSEQQQQAELLKYRLTYLRESTVNWCPALGTVLANDEVKDGFSERGGYPVEQKKMMQWSMRITAYAQRLLEGLDTIDWPEPLKEMQRNWIGKSVGASVKFPFDKTTQHSTLTTNYIEVFTTRVDTIFGVSFLVIAPEHELVAELTTPGQKGDIDAYIAQTKNKSELDRMADTKTVSGAFTGSYVTNPLNGDKIPVWIADYVLAGYGTGAVMAVPSGDQRDYLFAKHFNLPIVPIIDIQKIDDEADPTKEGKYINSDFMNGLGYKEGTAAVIAKLEELGAGKAKVNFRMRDAIFGRQRYWGEPVPVYFKGDLPYLIDERHLPLLLPEIDKYLPTESGEPPLGRATDWKHPEGEYELSTMPGWAGSSWYWYRYMDAHNDKEFASREAIEYWKDVDLYIGGSEHATGHLLYSRFWNKFLKDIGKVVEEEPFKKLINQGMIQGRSNFVYRLIDDEGRGTNTFVSHGLIKGYKTSPLHVDVNIVENDVLNLNKFKAWRDDFAEAEFILENGKYICGVEVEKMSKSKFNVVNPDDLIARYGADTLRMYEMFLGPLEQSKPWNTNGIEGVFKFLRKFWRLFHDAEWNFNVSNEAPTKAELKSLHKIIKKVEEDIERFSFNTSVSSFMIAVNELTDLKCNKRAILQDLVVVLAPYAPHICEELWVLLGNPAGSISTAAYPKFNPDYLVEDEFSYPVSINGKMKTNVSLSLTMETTDIETAILANPDVQKYLDGKTPKKLIVVKGRIVNIVI
- a CDS encoding outer membrane beta-barrel family protein; the protein is MKRVLLLIIVICATVSAKAQFGVGGGGSSVVGKISGTVIDSLTKKPVDYATISLFKSGAKAPINGVLTDEKGHFQINNVKAGKYKVTISFIGYPSKTFDPVETTASKPDNDMGDLVIAPSAKALKEVAIVGQAALIENKIDKIVYNAEKDLTAAGGNATDVLQKVPLVSVDMNGNVAIRGDGNVRVLINGKPSGATSASLSDVLKTIPADQIKSIEVVTSPSAKYDAEGSAGIINIITKSKNASGISGSVSGGVGTRQNNGNINLNYSKNRFNFSANLGGNLTWPQTMTTIFDQTINTGALNRRNLNNTSSETKRHGARGTFTAGYEFNGFNSINSTIAVNDGGFNTNGGGNYSIEDFATPANSIDYIGKTLNHNKFSGFDWNLDYTHKFKKEGHELTVSGQWSHSIIKTDYSTLYTSQQTTPAIPQPNQMGSNDGKNNEYTAQADYSNPLTKTLKLEAGGKTIQRRISSIYDIFSVDADGNNPVLDVENSNLYNYNQNVYAGYSVFTITLPKNFSVLAGFRYENTQIKGDPKTPYASNDNQQELNPFTASYNTYVPSLTLQKVFGTNTFKLSYSKRIQRPSLFVLNPFINRASSQAQSVGNPNLAPEVSQTVELNYNTFIKSSVLNFSVYYKRTNDLIEGIAVPIDEIVDGKHVVGTRTVQNNVALNNSLGASFFGSINPIKPLTLRSSINVFTYNPTVYDQYAGSVNQDALKTRVQYTMFGSAQYTFPKDFIFEAFGFVNSPRRTIQGSSPSFGIYAFGVKKQFMNKKASLGFNTVQPFAVNKAFNQNISSPGFTQISRTQFPFQSFGITFSYSFGKLNFSNPQQKKKKGVNNDDQIGGGDQGAGGGVGGGAPAGGK
- the eno gene encoding phosphopyruvate hydratase, translated to MSLIIDVHARQILDSRGNPTIEVDVITENGVLGRAAVPSGASTGVHEAVELRDNDKAVYMGKGVLKAVDNVNEKIAAELKGVDVFEQNAIDAIMIALDGSENKGNLGANAILGVSLAVAKAAAQESRQPLYRYIGGVNANTLPIPMMNIVNGGSHSDAPIAFQEFMIMPVGASSFSEALRWGTEVFHNLKKILHDRGLSTAVGDEGGFAPTFEGTEDGVETILKAIEKAGYKPGVDICLAFDCAASEFYKDGKYDYTKFEGDKGAIRSSAEQAEYLAQLTEKYPIISIEDGMAEDDWDGWKLLTERIGSKVQLVGDDLFVTNVKRLQQGISTDTANSILVKVNQIGSLTETINAVTLAQTNGYTSVMSHRSGETEDVTIADLAVALNCGQIKTGSASRSDRIAKYNQLLRIEEELGEAARFIGKDFKYYNKK